A genomic region of Mesobacillus jeotgali contains the following coding sequences:
- a CDS encoding dihydroorotate dehydrogenase, whose protein sequence is MSSLSIQLPGLNLKNPVMPASGCFGFGREFSQLYDLSMLGAIMVKATTPEPRFGNPTPRVAETPGGMLNAIGLQNPGLEKVFNEELPWLEQFDVPIIANIAGSTEDDYVKVAEQLSHAPNVHALELNISCPNVKTGGIAFGTDPDMAKALTRKVKNVSEVPVYVKLSPNVSDIVKVARAVEDGGADGITMINTLLGMRIDLMTGQPILANKTGGLSGPSVKPVAIRMIYEVSQHVSIPIIGMGGIQSAEDVIEFFLAGASAAAVGTQNFVDPFVCPKIIDELPEWLAKLGADHISELTGRSWKKNERLAYYRP, encoded by the coding sequence ATGAGTTCACTATCAATCCAGTTGCCAGGGCTGAATTTGAAGAACCCTGTAATGCCGGCTTCAGGCTGCTTTGGTTTTGGGCGGGAGTTCAGCCAATTATATGATTTGAGCATGCTTGGGGCAATCATGGTAAAAGCGACGACTCCAGAACCGAGATTCGGAAATCCAACTCCAAGAGTTGCCGAGACGCCGGGCGGAATGTTGAATGCAATTGGCCTGCAAAACCCTGGACTTGAGAAGGTCTTCAATGAAGAGCTTCCATGGCTTGAGCAGTTTGATGTGCCAATCATTGCGAACATTGCTGGTTCAACGGAGGATGATTACGTAAAAGTAGCAGAACAATTATCCCATGCCCCAAATGTCCATGCACTTGAACTGAACATATCATGTCCCAATGTAAAAACAGGCGGGATCGCTTTCGGCACAGACCCCGACATGGCCAAGGCACTTACCCGGAAGGTAAAAAATGTGTCTGAAGTGCCTGTATATGTAAAGCTTTCTCCCAATGTATCTGACATTGTCAAGGTTGCCAGGGCAGTTGAGGATGGCGGTGCGGATGGGATAACAATGATCAACACTTTGCTTGGGATGAGAATTGACCTTATGACAGGGCAGCCGATCCTTGCGAACAAAACCGGCGGCTTATCAGGTCCTTCGGTGAAGCCAGTCGCCATCAGGATGATTTATGAAGTTAGCCAGCACGTTTCCATCCCGATCATCGGAATGGGGGGAATCCAGTCAGCAGAAGATGTCATCGAGTTTTTCCTTGCTGGTGCAAGTGCTGCTGCGGTCGGAACACAGAATTTTGTGGATCCATTTGTATGCCCTAAAATCATTGATGAATTGCCGGAATGGCTTGCCAAGCTTGGTGCAGACCACATTTCAGAATTAACGGGAAGGAGCTGGAAGAAGAATGAAAGACTCGCTTATTATCGCCCTTGA
- a CDS encoding Rqc2 family fibronectin-binding protein, with product MSFDGLFTRAITNELSSLLKGGRINKIHQPYKNEIILAVRANGVNHKLLLSAHPSYARVQITNEQYDNPNEPPMFCMLLRKHLEGFIIEDIKQAGLDRMIIFEVKGRNEIGDISYKQLIVEIMGRHSNIIIVDKNRNMILDSIKHVSFAVNTHRAIMPGQEYVLPPQQEKMDPFEAQEEDVLRVIDFNAGKLDKQLVSNFAGVSPILAREIVFKAGLANRTTLPKAFVSVMSEFREHHYQPAITNGSNKEAFYLIPFEHLKGETKSFDSLSSLLDRYYFGKAERDRVKQQGNDLERLIANEKEKNEKKILKLEKTLEDAQKAEQYQLYGELLTANIFMIEKGMKEITVVNYYDEDGASITIPLEPRKTPSENAQRYFTKYQKAKKSVNIVKEQIEIARAEVSYFDTLLQQVEAASPKDIEEIREELIEGGYIRARQKKGNKNKQNLKPLLEKYRSSDDTEILVGKNNKQNDYLTNKVAARDEIWLHTKDIPGSHVVIRSKEPSEETILEAAQMAAYFSKARNSSSVPVDFTKVRHVKKPAGAKPGFVIYEQQQTVYVTPDEDMILKLKQ from the coding sequence ATGTCATTTGACGGATTGTTTACAAGAGCCATCACAAACGAACTTTCCTCCCTTCTTAAAGGGGGACGAATCAATAAAATTCACCAGCCTTACAAAAATGAAATTATCCTGGCTGTGAGGGCAAACGGAGTTAACCATAAGCTGCTATTGTCTGCTCACCCGAGCTATGCCAGAGTCCAAATCACAAATGAGCAGTATGATAACCCTAACGAACCACCAATGTTCTGCATGCTTCTGCGCAAGCACCTCGAAGGCTTCATAATAGAAGATATCAAACAGGCCGGACTTGATCGGATGATTATTTTTGAAGTAAAAGGAAGAAATGAAATCGGCGATATATCCTACAAACAGCTGATTGTTGAAATCATGGGTCGACACAGCAACATTATCATCGTCGATAAAAACAGGAACATGATTCTTGACAGCATCAAACATGTTTCATTTGCTGTGAATACTCACAGAGCAATCATGCCTGGGCAAGAGTATGTGTTGCCTCCCCAACAGGAGAAAATGGACCCGTTTGAGGCCCAAGAAGAGGATGTACTAAGAGTAATCGATTTTAATGCAGGCAAACTTGATAAGCAGCTAGTTTCAAATTTTGCTGGAGTTTCACCGATATTGGCCAGGGAAATAGTCTTTAAAGCTGGACTTGCAAACCGCACGACCCTTCCAAAGGCCTTCGTCTCCGTGATGAGTGAGTTCAGAGAACACCACTACCAACCTGCCATTACTAATGGTAGCAATAAAGAGGCATTTTACCTGATTCCGTTTGAACATTTGAAGGGTGAAACAAAATCCTTTGATTCTCTGAGCAGCCTGCTCGACCGTTATTATTTCGGCAAGGCGGAACGTGACCGCGTCAAGCAGCAGGGCAATGACCTAGAGCGTCTGATCGCTAATGAGAAAGAAAAGAATGAGAAGAAGATCTTAAAACTAGAAAAAACTCTTGAAGATGCACAAAAGGCTGAACAGTATCAATTATATGGAGAGCTGCTGACTGCTAACATCTTTATGATCGAAAAGGGCATGAAGGAAATTACCGTCGTTAATTATTATGACGAAGATGGTGCATCAATCACGATTCCGCTGGAGCCCAGGAAAACACCTTCGGAAAATGCCCAAAGATACTTTACAAAGTACCAAAAGGCGAAGAAATCCGTCAATATTGTAAAAGAACAAATTGAAATAGCCAGAGCCGAGGTTTCCTACTTCGATACTCTCCTGCAGCAGGTTGAAGCCGCTTCGCCAAAGGATATTGAGGAGATAAGGGAAGAGTTGATTGAGGGCGGATATATCCGCGCCCGTCAGAAAAAGGGAAATAAAAACAAGCAAAACTTAAAGCCGCTTCTTGAAAAATATCGCTCTTCCGATGATACAGAAATCTTAGTCGGGAAAAATAATAAGCAAAATGATTACTTAACAAACAAGGTAGCTGCACGCGATGAAATATGGCTCCACACAAAGGATATCCCGGGATCGCATGTAGTCATCCGCAGTAAAGAGCCATCTGAAGAAACGATTCTCGAAGCAGCACAGATGGCGGCCTACTTCAGCAAAGCACGGAATTCCAGCTCAGTTCCTGTTGACTTCACCAAAGTGCGTCATGTGAAGAAGCCAGCCGGGGCAAAGCCTGGATTCGTGATTTATGAACAACAGCAGACCGTATACGTCACGCCGGATGAAGATATGATTCTGAAATTGAAACAGTAA
- the carB gene encoding carbamoyl-phosphate synthase large subunit yields the protein MPKRKDVNSILVIGSGPIIIGQAAEFDYAGTQACIALREEGYKVILVNSNPATIMTDTEIADVVYIEPLTLEFVARIIRKERPDAILPTLGGQTGLNLAVELAKAGVLEECEVEILGTKLDAINQAEDRELFRSLMNELGQPVPDSDIIHNLDEAYTFVERVGYPVIVRPAFTMGGTGGGICSNEKELIEIVTSGIKNSPVGQCLLEKSIAGFKEIEYEVMRDSNDNAIVVCNMENFDPVGVHTGDSIVVAPSQTLSDREYQLLRNASLKIIRALKIEGGCNVQLALDPDSFNYYVIEVNPRVSRSSALASKATGYPIAKLAAKIAVGLTLDEMLNPVTGKTYACFEPALDYVVTKIPRWPFDKFESANRTLGTQMKATGEVMAIGRTFEESLLKAIRSLEADVIHLALNNQSEINAELLEKRIRKAGDERLFYLAEAIRRGISIETLHGWSKIDLFFLHKLERLIAFEQELAEKKFDLETARSAKRKGFSDKVIANLWNVEEKEVYQWRLENSLIPVFKMVDTCAAEFESETPYFYSTYEEENESVVTERKSVIVLGSGPIRIGQGIEFDYATVHSVKAIKEAGYEAIIVNNNPETVSTDFSISDKLYFEPLTIEDVMNIINLENPIGAVVQFGGQTAINLASKLVDRGVKILGTSLEDLDRAEDRDKFEHALSDLKIPLPKGSTAKSVKEAALIASEIGYPVLVRPSYVLGGRAMEIVYKEEELLHYMKNAVKVNPEYPVLIDRYLTGKEVEVDAISDGQNVLIPGIMEHIERAGVHSGDSIGVYPPQSLSEDVKQKLVNYTIDLARGLNIVGLLNIQYVIANEEVFVLEVNPRSSRTVPFLSKITNVPMAKIATKVILGQSLQAQGYETGLVPEQEGVFVKVPVFSFEKLRRVDITLGPEMKSTGEVMGKDTTLEKALYKGMIAAGMKIKEFGTVLLTVADKDKEETLALAKRFSNIGYQLMATEGTSKYLETAGIKVKTVGKIGSEGPNLIDVIRKGEAQMVINTLTKGKQPERDGFRIRRESVENGVPCLTSLDTAKAILRVIESMTFSADALKPMESVKEGVLS from the coding sequence ATGCCAAAGCGTAAAGATGTTAACAGTATATTAGTAATTGGGTCAGGCCCGATCATTATCGGCCAGGCGGCAGAATTCGATTATGCAGGAACACAGGCTTGCATCGCTTTGCGTGAAGAAGGCTACAAGGTAATTCTAGTTAACTCGAATCCTGCTACAATCATGACTGACACGGAAATTGCGGATGTAGTGTACATTGAACCTCTTACTCTAGAGTTTGTGGCAAGGATTATCCGAAAGGAGCGTCCGGATGCCATCTTGCCAACACTGGGAGGCCAGACAGGCTTGAACCTGGCTGTTGAACTTGCAAAAGCAGGAGTATTGGAAGAATGCGAAGTCGAAATCCTTGGTACAAAGCTTGATGCAATCAATCAGGCAGAAGACAGGGAGCTATTCAGAAGCCTGATGAATGAGCTTGGCCAGCCCGTCCCTGACAGCGACATCATCCACAACCTTGATGAAGCCTACACTTTTGTGGAGAGAGTCGGATATCCAGTTATTGTCCGCCCTGCTTTTACAATGGGAGGTACTGGAGGCGGAATCTGCAGCAATGAAAAAGAATTGATTGAGATCGTGACTAGCGGCATTAAAAACAGCCCTGTAGGACAATGTTTGCTTGAAAAGAGCATTGCCGGATTCAAGGAAATTGAATATGAAGTGATGCGGGACAGCAATGATAACGCCATTGTAGTCTGCAATATGGAAAACTTCGATCCGGTTGGAGTCCATACAGGAGATTCCATCGTCGTGGCGCCAAGCCAGACGTTGAGTGACCGCGAATACCAGCTGCTGAGGAATGCAAGCTTGAAAATCATCAGGGCTCTTAAAATCGAAGGCGGCTGCAATGTCCAGCTCGCACTTGATCCTGACAGCTTTAACTACTATGTAATCGAAGTGAATCCGAGGGTTAGTCGATCGTCTGCCCTGGCATCGAAAGCGACGGGCTATCCTATTGCCAAGCTTGCAGCGAAAATTGCTGTTGGATTGACACTTGATGAAATGCTCAATCCTGTTACCGGTAAAACATATGCCTGCTTCGAGCCTGCGCTTGATTATGTTGTAACAAAAATCCCGCGCTGGCCTTTTGATAAGTTTGAATCAGCAAACCGTACGCTTGGAACACAAATGAAGGCAACCGGTGAAGTTATGGCAATAGGCCGTACTTTTGAAGAATCGCTGCTAAAAGCTATTCGTTCGCTTGAAGCTGATGTAATTCACCTTGCTTTGAACAATCAAAGCGAAATTAACGCTGAATTGCTTGAAAAAAGGATTCGTAAGGCTGGGGATGAGAGATTATTTTACCTTGCAGAAGCGATCCGAAGAGGTATTTCGATTGAAACCCTCCACGGCTGGAGCAAAATTGACTTATTCTTCCTTCATAAATTAGAGAGATTAATAGCTTTTGAGCAAGAGCTTGCTGAAAAGAAGTTTGACTTGGAAACAGCCAGATCAGCAAAGCGAAAAGGATTCTCCGATAAGGTAATCGCCAATCTGTGGAATGTGGAAGAAAAGGAAGTATACCAGTGGCGGCTTGAGAATAGCCTTATCCCTGTCTTTAAAATGGTCGATACTTGTGCCGCTGAGTTCGAATCAGAAACGCCATACTTCTATAGCACATATGAAGAAGAAAATGAATCAGTAGTGACAGAAAGAAAAAGCGTCATTGTACTGGGCTCGGGACCAATCAGGATCGGACAGGGGATCGAATTCGATTATGCAACCGTCCATTCAGTAAAAGCGATCAAAGAAGCGGGTTACGAAGCAATCATCGTCAATAACAATCCTGAAACGGTTTCAACTGATTTTAGCATCTCGGATAAATTGTACTTTGAACCGTTAACAATTGAGGATGTCATGAACATTATCAATCTAGAAAACCCAATTGGCGCTGTCGTCCAATTCGGCGGTCAAACTGCGATTAACCTGGCTTCAAAGCTTGTCGACAGGGGAGTGAAGATTCTCGGAACAAGCCTGGAAGACCTGGATCGTGCTGAGGACCGCGACAAGTTTGAACACGCACTATCTGATCTTAAAATCCCGCTGCCGAAGGGAAGCACGGCGAAATCAGTCAAAGAAGCAGCGTTGATCGCATCAGAAATCGGCTATCCAGTTCTTGTGCGTCCATCCTATGTACTTGGCGGAAGGGCAATGGAAATTGTCTATAAAGAAGAAGAACTTCTGCATTATATGAAAAATGCTGTGAAGGTCAATCCGGAATATCCGGTGCTGATCGACCGGTACCTGACTGGAAAAGAAGTGGAGGTCGATGCGATTTCCGATGGGCAAAATGTATTGATTCCAGGAATCATGGAGCATATTGAACGAGCAGGCGTCCACTCGGGTGATTCAATCGGTGTCTATCCGCCGCAAAGCCTCAGCGAGGATGTTAAACAAAAGCTGGTAAACTATACGATTGATCTGGCAAGAGGTTTGAACATTGTCGGTTTGCTAAATATTCAATACGTAATTGCTAATGAAGAAGTCTTTGTGCTTGAGGTGAACCCTCGCTCAAGCCGTACGGTACCATTCTTGAGCAAAATCACGAATGTTCCGATGGCAAAAATCGCAACAAAGGTCATCCTGGGACAGAGCCTGCAAGCGCAGGGATACGAAACCGGACTTGTACCAGAGCAAGAAGGCGTTTTTGTAAAAGTACCGGTGTTCTCTTTTGAAAAATTGCGCCGGGTGGACATTACTCTTGGACCAGAAATGAAGTCTACCGGGGAAGTTATGGGCAAAGATACAACACTGGAAAAAGCTTTGTATAAAGGCATGATTGCTGCTGGTATGAAAATAAAGGAATTCGGCACAGTCCTGCTCACAGTCGCAGATAAGGATAAAGAAGAAACATTGGCACTTGCTAAGAGATTCTCGAACATCGGCTATCAATTGATGGCAACAGAAGGTACATCCAAATATCTGGAAACTGCCGGCATAAAGGTTAAAACTGTTGGAAAGATCGGCTCTGAGGGCCCGAACTTGATAGATGTAATCAGAAAAGGTGAAGCACAGATGGTCATCAACACACTGACAAAAGGCAAGCAGCCTGAACGTGATGGATTCAGGATCCGCCGTGAATCTGTAGAAAATGGTGTGCCTTGCCTGACTTCACTGGATACTGCAAAGGCGATTTTAAGAGTCATTGAATCTATGACATTCTCAGCAGATGCCCTAAAGCCGATGGAATCAGTCAAAGAAGGTGTACTTTCATGA
- a CDS encoding DedA family protein encodes MEEIIQLLKNIDSSLHYYIDEYGAAIYILLFLVVYFKTAFVILTFLPGDSMVFASGTLAATGDLDFKSLFMLFAIATVLGDSQNFFIGKQLGKLQSNNHFLDRITSDKSIGKARNFLSDYGKIAITASRFVPLMRTSVPFVSGYTGYEYRTFLSYNLIGGSVWTAFWLTAGFSLGNIAWVENNLFLTLLMVSSTAFIPAIMGLVKQYKKKKEAIAS; translated from the coding sequence ATGGAGGAAATCATTCAACTGCTGAAAAACATTGATAGTAGTCTCCACTACTACATTGATGAATATGGGGCAGCCATTTATATACTATTGTTTTTGGTTGTTTATTTTAAAACGGCTTTTGTAATCCTTACATTTTTGCCAGGGGATTCGATGGTTTTCGCAAGCGGTACTCTGGCGGCTACCGGAGATTTAGATTTTAAAAGCTTGTTTATGCTCTTTGCGATTGCAACTGTTTTGGGTGATAGCCAGAATTTCTTCATCGGCAAGCAGCTTGGAAAATTACAATCCAATAATCATTTTCTAGATCGAATCACTTCAGATAAATCGATTGGCAAAGCAAGAAATTTTCTGTCTGACTATGGAAAAATAGCCATTACGGCCTCCAGGTTTGTCCCGCTCATGCGAACCTCGGTACCGTTTGTCTCAGGTTACACAGGATATGAGTACAGAACATTTTTGAGCTACAATCTTATTGGAGGAAGCGTCTGGACGGCGTTTTGGCTAACCGCAGGATTTTCACTAGGGAATATTGCCTGGGTAGAGAATAACCTATTCCTTACTCTTTTGATGGTATCTTCTACTGCCTTCATTCCTGCAATCATGGGTTTGGTTAAACAATATAAAAAGAAGAAAGAGGCAATAGCTTCATAG
- the pyrF gene encoding orotidine-5'-phosphate decarboxylase → MKDSLIIALDFPGKSQVMEFLKPFEQEQLFVKVGMELFYAEGPSIIEELKKQNHKIFLDLKLHDIPNTVKSAMKVLAGLNCDLVNVHAAGGLEMMAAAIEGLDAGTPSGLKRPDCIAVTQLTSTSEIQVNSEQLIGVSLQESVLNYAALAKKSGLNGVVCSPYEARFIQGQLGTEFLTVTPGIRPAASSQQDQKRTATPEFAREQGISAIVVGRPITRAANPLESYLKIKNEWKGVYQ, encoded by the coding sequence ATGAAAGACTCGCTTATTATCGCCCTTGATTTTCCTGGGAAAAGCCAGGTCATGGAATTCCTGAAGCCTTTTGAGCAGGAACAGCTATTCGTAAAGGTTGGAATGGAGCTTTTTTATGCCGAAGGGCCGTCAATAATTGAGGAGTTAAAAAAGCAGAATCATAAAATCTTCCTTGACCTGAAACTCCATGACATTCCTAATACGGTAAAAAGTGCGATGAAGGTGCTGGCTGGTTTAAACTGTGACCTTGTCAATGTTCATGCTGCTGGAGGTTTAGAAATGATGGCAGCAGCAATTGAAGGTCTTGATGCAGGTACTCCTTCAGGTCTCAAGCGTCCTGATTGCATAGCGGTCACCCAATTGACAAGTACATCAGAAATCCAGGTCAATTCTGAACAGCTCATCGGGGTATCGCTACAGGAGTCGGTATTAAATTACGCCGCACTAGCGAAAAAGTCCGGACTGAATGGGGTCGTCTGTTCCCCTTATGAAGCCAGGTTTATTCAAGGCCAATTGGGTACGGAATTCTTGACCGTCACACCGGGTATCCGCCCAGCAGCCAGCAGCCAACAGGACCAGAAGCGTACGGCAACTCCTGAGTTTGCAAGAGAACAAGGAATTTCGGCGATCGTCGTAGGCAGGCCGATTACCCGTGCTGCAAATCCGCTTGAAAGCTACCTTAAGATTAAAAATGAATGGAAGGGTGTTTACCAATGA
- the pyrE gene encoding orotate phosphoribosyltransferase gives MKREIAEALLEIEAVSLQPDNPFTWSSGMKSPIYCDNRLTLSYPSIRRKVAEGLKQLINKHFPGAEMISGTATAGIPHAAWVSELLDLPMSYVRSKAKGHGKGNQIEGKVTEGQKVVVVEDLISTGGSVIEAVEALREAGCEVLGVVSIFTYGLEKGIQQLKTANVNSYSLTDFTTLATIAEEKGLITNENQKSLVKWQKNPVEWLAVKSDT, from the coding sequence ATGAAAAGAGAAATAGCTGAAGCATTGCTGGAAATCGAAGCCGTTAGCTTACAGCCTGACAATCCGTTTACATGGTCTTCGGGGATGAAGTCACCGATTTACTGCGATAATCGACTTACGCTGTCTTACCCTTCTATCCGCAGAAAAGTGGCTGAAGGGCTAAAACAATTGATTAATAAGCATTTTCCAGGAGCTGAGATGATCTCCGGAACAGCTACTGCTGGAATCCCGCATGCAGCATGGGTCAGCGAACTGCTTGATTTACCGATGAGTTATGTCCGCTCGAAAGCGAAGGGACACGGAAAAGGGAATCAGATCGAAGGAAAGGTGACTGAAGGCCAGAAGGTCGTCGTTGTCGAGGATCTTATCTCAACTGGAGGCAGCGTCATTGAGGCGGTCGAGGCATTGCGAGAAGCAGGCTGCGAAGTCCTCGGGGTTGTATCGATTTTTACATATGGATTGGAAAAAGGCATTCAGCAGCTTAAGACAGCTAATGTCAACTCCTATTCTTTAACTGATTTTACTACACTGGCAACTATAGCTGAGGAAAAAGGATTAATCACCAATGAAAACCAGAAAAGTCTCGTTAAATGGCAGAAGAACCCCGTCGAATGGCTGGCTGTAAAAAGTGATACTTAA
- a CDS encoding dihydroorotate dehydrogenase electron transfer subunit, with protein sequence MRQENCKIVSNRQIAENIFELVLEGKLAAEMNQPGQFVHVKVADGFDPLLRRPISIASINDGLFTIIYRRQGKGTSLLADKSTGMTVDVLGPLGNGFPVDEANPGQTAVLVGGGVGVPPMYELAKQLARKGVKVISIIGFQSSNAVFYEKELAEFGEVYVATVDGSYGRKGFVTDIINGLEVQADIVFACGPTPMLRAIENGQYAPKTYLSLEERMGCGIGACFACVCHTQEDPKGFTYKKVCSDGPVFQAGEVVI encoded by the coding sequence ATCAGGCAGGAAAACTGCAAGATAGTGAGCAACAGACAAATTGCAGAGAACATCTTTGAACTAGTACTGGAAGGTAAGCTTGCTGCTGAAATGAATCAGCCAGGACAATTTGTCCACGTGAAGGTAGCAGATGGATTCGATCCGCTGTTGCGCAGGCCGATCAGCATCGCTTCCATCAATGATGGATTGTTCACGATCATTTACCGGAGGCAGGGAAAAGGAACTTCCCTGCTTGCCGATAAATCCACTGGAATGACGGTCGATGTCCTTGGACCCTTAGGCAATGGCTTTCCCGTAGATGAAGCAAACCCAGGACAGACAGCTGTCCTGGTTGGCGGTGGCGTCGGTGTTCCACCGATGTATGAGCTGGCTAAGCAGCTGGCTCGAAAAGGAGTAAAAGTCATCAGCATTATCGGATTCCAGTCATCAAATGCTGTTTTTTACGAAAAAGAGCTGGCTGAATTCGGGGAAGTTTATGTGGCTACTGTGGATGGGTCTTACGGAAGAAAAGGATTTGTCACTGATATTATTAATGGGTTAGAGGTTCAGGCGGATATTGTCTTTGCCTGTGGCCCGACACCAATGTTGCGGGCAATCGAGAATGGACAATATGCACCGAAAACATATTTGTCGCTTGAGGAGCGGATGGGATGCGGAATTGGAGCTTGTTTTGCATGTGTCTGCCATACGCAAGAAGACCCAAAAGGTTTCACTTATAAAAAGGTCTGCAGCGATGGACCAGTTTTCCAAGCAGGGGAGGTTGTCATATGA